From Stegostoma tigrinum isolate sSteTig4 chromosome 4, sSteTig4.hap1, whole genome shotgun sequence, a single genomic window includes:
- the adi1 gene encoding acireductone dioxygenase, with protein MGVEAWYMDDSDDDQRKPHKRQPNVAVTLEELEKHGILYWKLDPNKFEDDLELQKIRKERNYTWMDIVNIHKDTMPNYEEKVKSFYQEHIHLDEEIRYILAGSGYFDVRDKDDKWIRIAMKEGDMITLPAGIYHRFTLDENNYVKAMRLFVGEPVWTPYYRPADEFEARKKYIQFLNERL; from the exons ATGGGCGTAGAAGCTTGGTACATGGACGACTCGGACGATGACCAGCGCAAGCCGCACAAGAGGCAGCCCAACGTCGCGGTGACACTGGAGGAACTGGAGAAACACGGCATCTTGTACTGGAAG TTGGATCCTAATAAATTTGAGGATGACCTGGAGCTGCAGAAGATCCGTAAAGAGCGGAATTACACCTGGATGGATATagtaaatatacacaaagacacaATGCCAAACTATGAGGAAAAA GTCAAGTCCTTTTACCAGGAACACATTCACCTAGATGAAGAGATTCGTTACATCCTAGCAGGGAGTGGATACTTTGATGTACGAGATAAGGATGACAAATGGATCCGAATTGCCATGAAGGAGGGAGATATGATAACTCTTCCTGCGGGCATCTATCATCGATTCACGCTGGATGAGAAT AATTATGTGAAAGCTATGAGACTGTTTGTTGGAGAACCAGTTTGGACTCCATATTATCGCCCAGCTGATGAATTTGAAGCCCGCAAGAAATACATTCAATTTCTTAATGAAAGACTGTGA